One segment of Candidatus Alcyoniella australis DNA contains the following:
- a CDS encoding terminase family protein produces the protein MASSANPYILLPCQRRFIEDSSQLCLWLATRQAAGKSFALTLKHVIRRLRKPGVSLILSASERQSREDMQKVYSHLRVLEAMNDELFEAEALGKTECRLANGSRIISLPASPDTVRGFTGDVGWDEAAFFKEGRALWRAMYPTITRGYSMDMVSTANGKQNVFYELWEHNAAFAKHLTTIYDAISEGAKVDLQKLRAGVNDPDTWAQEFECRFIDEATALIPFELLDKCEASEPILLDPESWPRGGELYLGMDVGRRRDLTVIWTKEKLGDVYWTRELLTMFRAPFSEQRQELFKRLARVRRACIDASGLGMQIAEEAVQAFGSYRVEPVTFTSSVKEDLAFRVRRLMEDRLLRIPPDSELRSDFHAVQKTTTAAGHFRFDAARSDAGHSDRFWACALALMAGKGEQLVVPNPVTRGRRESIKLTERFNVQRTSWRAGY, from the coding sequence ATGGCATCAAGCGCTAATCCCTACATCCTCCTACCCTGCCAGCGCCGCTTCATTGAGGATTCGTCTCAGCTCTGCCTATGGCTGGCCACACGCCAGGCCGCGGGCAAATCTTTCGCCCTGACCCTCAAGCACGTGATCCGGCGATTGCGCAAGCCCGGCGTCTCGCTGATCCTCTCGGCCTCCGAGCGCCAGAGCCGCGAGGACATGCAGAAAGTCTATTCCCATCTGCGCGTGCTTGAGGCGATGAACGACGAGCTGTTCGAGGCTGAGGCCCTGGGCAAGACCGAGTGTCGGCTGGCCAACGGCTCGCGCATCATCTCACTGCCCGCCAGCCCGGACACGGTGCGCGGCTTTACCGGAGACGTGGGCTGGGACGAGGCCGCATTTTTCAAAGAGGGCCGCGCGCTGTGGCGCGCGATGTATCCGACGATCACCCGCGGCTACAGCATGGACATGGTCTCCACGGCCAACGGCAAGCAGAACGTGTTTTACGAGTTGTGGGAGCACAACGCGGCCTTTGCCAAGCACCTCACGACGATCTACGACGCGATCTCCGAGGGCGCCAAGGTCGATTTGCAGAAGCTGCGCGCCGGGGTCAACGACCCCGACACCTGGGCCCAGGAGTTCGAGTGCCGCTTCATCGACGAGGCCACGGCGCTGATTCCATTCGAGCTGCTCGACAAGTGCGAGGCGTCCGAGCCGATCCTGCTCGATCCCGAGTCCTGGCCGCGCGGCGGCGAGCTGTACCTCGGCATGGACGTGGGCCGCCGCCGTGATTTGACCGTGATCTGGACCAAGGAAAAGCTCGGCGACGTGTATTGGACGCGCGAGCTGTTGACGATGTTCCGCGCGCCTTTCAGCGAGCAACGGCAGGAGCTGTTCAAGCGCCTGGCCCGCGTGCGCCGCGCCTGCATCGACGCCTCCGGCCTCGGGATGCAGATCGCCGAGGAGGCCGTGCAGGCCTTCGGCTCCTATCGCGTCGAGCCGGTGACCTTCACCTCGTCGGTCAAGGAGGATTTGGCCTTCCGCGTGCGCCGTCTGATGGAGGACCGCCTGCTGCGGATCCCGCCCGACAGCGAGCTGCGCAGCGATTTTCACGCGGTGCAGAAGACGACCACCGCCGCCGGGCACTTTCGCTTTGACGCGGCGCGCTCCGACGCCGGTCACTCGGACCGCTTTTGGGCCTGCGCCCTGGCGCTGATGGCCGGCAAAGGCGAGCAGCTCGTAGTCCCCAACCCCGTGACCCGCGGTCGGCGCGAGTCGATTAAGCTGACGGAGAGATTCAATGTCCAAAGAACTTCTTGGCGAGCGGGCTACTAG